From the genome of Mycobacterium dioxanotrophicus, one region includes:
- a CDS encoding acetyl-CoA C-acetyltransferase, which yields MPEAVIVSTARTPIGRAVKGSLKDLRADDLAAHAVLAALAKVPELDPTQIDDLMLGVGQPAGESGNNLGRAVAVLAGLDQLPGVTVNRYCSSSLQTTRMALHAIRSGEGDVFISAGVETVSRYFNGASDNPEGRNPLFADAQSRTAARAKDNLSWADPRAGDQLPDLYIAMGQTAENVANLKGVSRADQDAFAVRSQNRAEAAIQYGFWGRDITPVRLPDGSYVSTDDCPRTDVTLEAVAALPPVFRTDGTVTAGNSCPLNDGAAALVVMSDSKATELGITPLARIVSTGVTGLSPEIMGLGPVEASRQALRRANLDIHDIDLVEINEAFAAQVIPSMRELGVDEDKVNINGGAIALGHPFGMTGARITSTLINSMMFHDKQFGLETMCVGGGQGMAMILERLS from the coding sequence ATGCCCGAAGCCGTCATCGTCTCCACTGCGCGAACCCCGATCGGCCGCGCCGTCAAGGGATCCCTCAAAGACCTTCGCGCCGACGACCTCGCCGCACACGCCGTGCTCGCCGCACTGGCCAAAGTCCCCGAACTCGATCCCACCCAGATCGACGACCTCATGCTCGGTGTCGGCCAACCGGCAGGCGAATCCGGAAACAACCTGGGCCGAGCCGTAGCCGTCTTGGCCGGCCTCGATCAACTCCCCGGTGTCACGGTCAATCGCTACTGTTCAAGCAGTTTGCAGACAACTCGTATGGCACTGCACGCCATACGCTCTGGCGAAGGGGACGTATTCATCTCTGCCGGTGTAGAGACTGTCAGTCGATACTTCAACGGCGCCTCGGACAACCCCGAAGGACGGAACCCCCTCTTTGCCGATGCTCAGTCCCGCACCGCCGCCCGAGCAAAGGACAACCTCAGCTGGGCTGATCCCCGAGCCGGGGATCAGCTACCAGATCTCTACATCGCGATGGGGCAGACCGCGGAGAACGTGGCCAACTTAAAGGGAGTCAGCCGCGCCGATCAGGACGCCTTCGCGGTGCGCAGCCAGAACCGCGCCGAAGCGGCCATCCAGTACGGCTTTTGGGGTCGCGACATCACCCCTGTACGTCTACCCGACGGCAGCTATGTAAGCACCGACGATTGCCCACGCACCGATGTCACTCTCGAAGCCGTAGCCGCACTGCCGCCGGTGTTCAGGACAGACGGAACTGTAACCGCGGGCAACAGCTGCCCACTCAACGACGGTGCAGCCGCACTCGTGGTGATGTCAGATTCCAAGGCAACCGAACTCGGTATCACTCCACTTGCACGCATAGTCAGCACAGGCGTCACCGGATTGTCACCAGAAATCATGGGACTCGGGCCTGTTGAAGCGAGCAGACAGGCATTGCGGCGGGCCAACCTCGACATCCACGATATCGACCTCGTCGAGATCAACGAGGCTTTCGCTGCCCAAGTCATCCCTTCCATGCGAGAACTAGGTGTGGACGAAGACAAAGTCAACATCAACGGTGGCGCCATCGCACTCGGCCATCCTTTCGGTATGACGGGCGCCCGGATCACCAGCACGCTGATCAACTCGATGATGTTCCATGACAAGCAATTCGGTCTAGAAACCATGTGCGTCGGGGGCGGCCAAGGCATGGCTATGATTCTCGAACGCCTGTCATAA
- a CDS encoding uroporphyrinogen-III synthase: protein MTLNGESSCRTLGSREVTASPLRQNDSSTAGWSLEGRLIGVTAARKAREQIEMFQRRGADIMWAPALSLVPSMIDERELRRTTQAVVGRPADLFLATTGTGINSWFESADSWGLGHDLVRVAAGAEVLARGPKSAGALVGRGVRVDWSPRSECFADVLAHLCRRDLSGKRIIMQEHGLSQDRAAQVLRERGAEVIIASIYRVEGPESPARLDELLDLVVGHALDALTFTSAPAVASIMRAAALTGRESAFVDALRGDIVVACVGPVAADAFSPWSIPVVVPRRYRLGALVKLVESYLKQR from the coding sequence ATGACGCTTAACGGTGAGAGTTCCTGCCGCACGTTGGGCAGCAGGGAAGTGACGGCATCACCGCTGCGACAAAATGATTCGTCAACCGCTGGGTGGTCTCTTGAAGGTCGCCTGATCGGAGTGACAGCGGCTCGGAAAGCCCGAGAGCAGATCGAGATGTTCCAGCGACGCGGCGCCGATATCATGTGGGCGCCCGCGCTGTCACTTGTCCCGTCGATGATCGACGAGCGGGAGCTTCGCCGCACTACGCAGGCCGTCGTGGGCCGGCCTGCGGATCTGTTTCTGGCGACAACCGGTACCGGCATAAATTCCTGGTTCGAATCCGCCGACTCATGGGGATTGGGTCACGATCTGGTCCGAGTCGCCGCCGGCGCCGAGGTGTTGGCTCGGGGACCGAAGTCAGCCGGTGCACTGGTCGGGCGGGGTGTACGCGTTGACTGGTCGCCGCGGAGTGAGTGCTTCGCAGATGTCCTGGCCCACCTATGCCGCAGAGACCTCTCTGGTAAGCGAATCATCATGCAGGAGCATGGCCTCTCGCAGGATCGCGCAGCTCAGGTCCTGCGCGAGCGGGGGGCTGAGGTGATTATCGCCTCGATCTACCGTGTCGAAGGACCTGAGTCGCCGGCGCGGCTTGATGAACTTCTCGATCTGGTCGTCGGTCATGCTCTCGACGCACTCACCTTCACCTCGGCGCCTGCCGTCGCCTCGATCATGCGCGCCGCCGCACTCACCGGTCGCGAATCCGCCTTCGTTGATGCGCTACGCGGCGACATTGTGGTCGCGTGCGTGGGACCGGTGGCTGCAGACGCATTCTCGCCCTGGAGTATTCCTGTCGTCGTGCCTCGCCGCTATCGGCTCGGCGCGCTCGTCAAACTCGTCGAATCCTACCTAAAGCAACGCTGA
- a CDS encoding helix-turn-helix domain-containing protein produces the protein MVTVKAPTNRRHHRGVPLKSAKDRMDIISAYQQLGSYRAAAEACGTTHRTVKKIIDKFEADQAGVPPAPRTERAHNYDAVAHLVAERVEKSQGRISATRLLPIARAAGRVQAVARRCGRRAKGDMAQWCVGSGEHGSVQVVEVVDGVAPDYSESADGEGMRVIVRQREPVISLVRSDTGNTIAPPTSSGPRSARPGACAPR, from the coding sequence ATGGTGACGGTGAAGGCGCCAACCAATCGCCGCCACCATCGGGGAGTTCCATTGAAGTCTGCGAAGGACCGTATGGACATCATTTCTGCCTACCAACAGCTCGGGTCGTACAGGGCCGCCGCCGAGGCGTGCGGCACCACCCACCGCACCGTCAAGAAGATCATCGACAAGTTCGAAGCCGACCAGGCCGGCGTGCCACCGGCGCCGCGAACCGAACGGGCCCACAATTACGACGCGGTGGCTCATCTGGTCGCCGAACGGGTCGAGAAATCACAGGGTCGGATCTCGGCCACGCGATTGCTGCCGATCGCCCGTGCCGCAGGGAGGGTTCAGGCCGTCGCCCGGCGGTGTGGTCGCCGGGCGAAGGGTGACATGGCGCAGTGGTGCGTTGGCTCAGGCGAGCACGGGTCGGTCCAGGTCGTTGAGGTGGTCGACGGCGTTGCGCCCGATTACTCCGAGAGCGCCGACGGCGAGGGTATGAGAGTCATTGTCAGACAACGTGAGCCGGTGATCAGCTTGGTGAGATCGGATACCGGGAACACGATTGCGCCGCCGACATCTTCTGGGCCCCGATCTGCCCGACCGGGAGCTTGCGCACCTCGGTAG
- a CDS encoding GlxA family transcriptional regulator produces MEKQHRIAVVALDGVTALDIAIPVDVFTVDSDVPYDLKLCGMSDRVSTASGLVLAVGHGLDAVGEADTVIVPGYQPVDRPVPASVLDALAASVARGARVASICTGAFALAAAGVLDGKRATTHWQHLGEFEALFPSVQIDRDVLYVDNGDVLTSAGMCCGIDMCLYMVMRDLGAATANRVARALVAPPHRDGGQAQYVPAAVAIVGDTSLGATRSWVLSRLAEPITVAEMAQHARMSVRTFMRRFTDETGTTPLQWLVNARVTAARELLETTDYSIDRVAQDSGLGSAANLRLHFRRSLATTPTAYRQAFSCDYATATAV; encoded by the coding sequence ATGGAGAAACAGCACCGTATTGCAGTTGTGGCCCTTGACGGTGTCACGGCATTAGACATTGCGATTCCGGTCGATGTATTCACAGTTGATTCTGATGTCCCGTATGACTTGAAACTCTGTGGGATGTCGGATCGCGTCAGTACTGCATCGGGCCTGGTCTTGGCGGTCGGCCACGGACTTGATGCAGTGGGTGAGGCCGATACCGTGATCGTCCCGGGGTATCAGCCGGTGGATCGACCCGTTCCTGCCTCAGTTCTCGACGCTCTAGCAGCGAGTGTGGCGCGAGGTGCCAGGGTGGCGTCAATTTGTACTGGGGCGTTTGCTTTGGCGGCTGCTGGCGTCCTCGACGGTAAACGAGCCACCACCCATTGGCAGCATCTTGGGGAATTCGAGGCGCTGTTTCCATCGGTGCAAATCGATCGGGATGTCCTCTATGTCGACAACGGTGATGTCCTTACTTCCGCCGGAATGTGCTGCGGGATCGACATGTGCTTGTACATGGTGATGCGGGATCTTGGTGCCGCGACCGCGAATCGGGTAGCGCGTGCACTGGTCGCCCCGCCCCATCGCGATGGGGGGCAGGCGCAGTACGTTCCCGCGGCGGTTGCGATTGTCGGGGATACGTCGTTGGGTGCCACTCGGTCCTGGGTATTGAGCCGTCTCGCCGAGCCAATCACTGTCGCAGAGATGGCCCAGCACGCCAGGATGTCAGTGCGAACCTTCATGCGTCGTTTCACCGACGAGACCGGAACGACTCCGTTGCAGTGGCTGGTCAACGCACGCGTTACCGCTGCACGCGAACTACTTGAAACCACAGACTATTCGATCGACCGGGTAGCTCAGGACTCCGGCTTGGGGTCGGCTGCCAATCTGCGCCTCCATTTCCGCCGCAGCCTGGCTACAACGCCAACCGCGTACCGTCAAGCCTTCTCGTGTGACTACGCCACAGCGACTGCAGTCTGA
- a CDS encoding antibiotic biosynthesis monooxygenase family protein: MSVVKINALHVPAGQGAELEGRFAARARIIDGEPGFEGFTLLRPVKGEDRYFVMTTWESQESFDAWRAKAVDHGPVADGRKPVATGADLLEFEVVDLS; the protein is encoded by the coding sequence ATGTCTGTAGTGAAGATCAATGCCCTGCATGTTCCGGCAGGCCAGGGCGCTGAATTGGAAGGACGCTTTGCTGCACGGGCGCGCATTATCGACGGCGAACCCGGGTTCGAGGGTTTTACCTTGTTGCGCCCAGTCAAAGGCGAAGATCGGTACTTCGTGATGACGACCTGGGAGAGCCAGGAGTCCTTTGATGCCTGGCGGGCGAAGGCGGTTGACCACGGGCCGGTCGCCGACGGACGCAAACCGGTGGCCACCGGGGCCGACCTGCTCGAGTTCGAAGTCGTCGACCTGTCCTGA
- a CDS encoding RidA family protein: MNTVEVPEDSEIFGKTLSAFESFGYSAAVRSHGHLFIAGTIGRRPDSTIPEGIEEQTEIAIRKLREILRLEGLDLSALVDVTSYHVDIHQHLSGFTKAKSRLIQPPYPTWSLIGVSGLASPGLLVEIRATAAYPDGS, from the coding sequence ATCAACACTGTTGAGGTCCCCGAAGACTCTGAGATCTTCGGCAAGACCCTGAGCGCCTTCGAGAGTTTCGGCTATTCCGCTGCAGTGCGCTCACACGGACACCTATTCATCGCCGGCACAATCGGTCGGCGCCCCGACAGCACCATCCCTGAGGGCATTGAGGAACAGACCGAGATCGCTATTCGGAAGCTGCGTGAGATTCTCCGTCTGGAAGGACTCGATCTGTCTGCGCTCGTCGATGTCACCAGCTACCACGTCGACATCCACCAGCACTTGTCCGGCTTTACCAAGGCGAAGTCCCGCCTGATCCAGCCGCCTTACCCGACTTGGTCACTGATCGGCGTCAGCGGGCTCGCCAGCCCCGGACTGCTTGTCGAAATTCGCGCTACCGCAGCATATCCGGACGGATCCTGA
- a CDS encoding AraC family transcriptional regulator produces the protein MSYIVQTLSTQDLGAKDRSDWWRDRVSEIHCPMSFALADDYSGRIEYQQSGRYRLVRWWGDAEALTRDSTQIRRSPHGSYELLIPVHGHLQLAQGDSDIVAVPHTMTLTSLDAAMDMRHGDNVSAVALVIPRDHLDSRLARPTNDRPISLDARRGLGRIVVDQLRTIRGERDQLDGFQFDAVMDRIVDLIAIAYNDLSAPLDNVPADALVDSIRRYVRSNAHDPALTGAGIAAGLGWSLRHIQNQLQRVGTTPSDLIREERLALARLRLQDPGWRAQSITQIAFSSGFGDLSTFSNAYHRSFGERPSDTRTSH, from the coding sequence ATGAGCTACATCGTGCAGACCCTTAGTACCCAGGATCTGGGCGCCAAGGATCGCAGCGACTGGTGGCGAGACCGTGTGTCAGAGATTCACTGTCCGATGTCCTTCGCGCTGGCCGATGACTACTCCGGGCGGATCGAATATCAGCAGTCGGGTCGCTATCGACTGGTCCGTTGGTGGGGTGACGCTGAAGCACTGACTCGAGATTCCACCCAGATCCGGCGATCTCCGCACGGTTCTTACGAGTTGCTCATCCCAGTCCATGGTCATCTGCAGCTTGCACAAGGGGACAGCGACATCGTCGCGGTGCCACACACGATGACGCTCACCTCGCTGGATGCTGCGATGGATATGCGACATGGCGACAACGTCTCGGCGGTAGCCCTTGTCATTCCACGAGATCACCTCGACTCTCGACTGGCGCGGCCGACCAATGATCGTCCGATATCCCTTGATGCGCGGCGCGGGCTCGGCCGGATCGTCGTCGATCAGCTACGCACGATCCGTGGCGAGCGCGATCAACTGGACGGCTTCCAGTTCGACGCAGTGATGGACCGGATCGTCGACCTCATCGCCATCGCCTACAACGATCTCAGCGCACCGCTGGACAATGTTCCCGCCGACGCACTAGTCGATTCCATCCGCCGCTATGTGCGCAGCAACGCACACGATCCGGCGCTGACCGGCGCAGGCATCGCCGCAGGCTTGGGCTGGTCACTGCGCCATATTCAGAACCAACTGCAACGCGTGGGCACCACACCCTCGGACCTGATCCGCGAGGAGCGGCTCGCACTGGCGCGACTTCGCCTTCAGGATCCCGGTTGGCGGGCGCAGAGCATCACCCAGATCGCTTTCTCATCAGGATTCGGCGACCTGAGCACCTTCAGCAACGCCTACCACCGCAGCTTCGGCGAACGACCATCAGACACCCGCACATCTCACTGA
- the istB gene encoding IS21-like element helper ATPase IstB produces the protein MSEARRYQQLRAHLSYLKLGDAAEALPRILDAARAENLSLTAALERLLEIEVNATEARRLTSRLRFACLPEPWTMADFDFAAQPGVDAKLINDLASLRFLDDAANVLFVGPPGVGKTMLAVALARGAVEAGHRVYFTTAADLAARCHKAALEGRWHTCMRFFAGPKLLVIDELGYLPLPGDGASALFQVINQRYLKSSTILTTNVGIADWATAFGDATVAAAMLDRLLHRATVVGIDGPSYRLRNHQATAETMRKAVAAHVS, from the coding sequence ATGAGCGAAGCCCGCCGATACCAACAACTCCGGGCACATCTGTCCTATCTGAAACTCGGCGACGCAGCCGAAGCGCTACCCCGCATCCTCGATGCCGCCCGCGCCGAAAACCTGTCCCTGACCGCCGCTTTGGAGCGGCTGTTGGAGATCGAGGTCAACGCCACCGAAGCCCGCCGGCTGACCTCACGGTTGCGGTTCGCCTGTCTGCCCGAACCCTGGACCATGGCCGATTTCGATTTCGCCGCCCAGCCCGGGGTCGACGCCAAACTGATCAACGACCTGGCCAGTCTGCGCTTCCTCGACGACGCGGCCAACGTGCTGTTCGTCGGCCCACCCGGGGTCGGCAAGACCATGCTGGCCGTCGCGTTGGCCCGCGGCGCGGTCGAGGCCGGCCACCGGGTGTATTTCACCACCGCCGCCGACCTGGCGGCCCGCTGCCACAAAGCCGCCCTGGAAGGCCGCTGGCACACCTGCATGCGGTTCTTCGCCGGACCGAAACTGTTGGTGATTGACGAACTTGGCTACCTTCCGCTGCCCGGCGATGGGGCATCCGCGTTGTTCCAGGTGATCAACCAACGGTATCTGAAGTCGAGTACGATTCTGACAACCAATGTTGGGATCGCTGACTGGGCAACCGCTTTCGGAGACGCCACCGTCGCAGCCGCCATGTTGGACAGGCTACTGCACCGCGCCACCGTGGTCGGTATCGACGGACCCAGCTACCGGCTGCGCAACCACCAAGCCACCGCCGAAACGATGCGTAAGGCGGTCGCCGCCCATGTCAGCTGA
- a CDS encoding SDR family oxidoreductase, whose product MEHATHPLADNDTLFSVSGRIAVVTGGSRGIGAMIARGLVTDGADVIITSRKVEQCRATAHQINSEAETLGGSGRCSYISADLSTPAGIEHLVNSVNDRHEHIDILINNAGTTWGAPLEDYPIAGWSKVLNTNLVSPFSIIVGLLPLLRKGANAQRPASIINIGSVDGLVAPRWENYSYSASKAGLHMLTRHLAGRLAPDSITVNAIAPGPFLTDMLSHVAADPAQEGELLNTVPLGRYGQADDIVGAVRFLSSTAGAFVTAAVLPVDGGFSGATN is encoded by the coding sequence ATGGAACATGCAACTCATCCTCTCGCCGATAACGACACCCTGTTCTCTGTCAGCGGCCGCATAGCCGTGGTGACCGGAGGATCCCGCGGAATCGGCGCCATGATCGCCCGCGGGCTGGTCACCGATGGTGCCGATGTGATCATCACCAGCCGCAAAGTCGAACAGTGCCGCGCCACTGCCCACCAGATCAATAGCGAGGCAGAGACTCTCGGAGGTTCAGGCCGCTGTAGCTACATCAGCGCCGATCTCTCGACGCCGGCCGGCATCGAACATCTGGTCAACTCGGTCAACGATCGCCACGAGCACATCGACATCCTGATCAACAACGCCGGCACCACGTGGGGAGCACCCCTGGAGGATTACCCAATCGCCGGCTGGAGCAAGGTCCTGAACACCAACCTTGTCTCCCCCTTCAGCATCATCGTCGGACTGCTCCCGTTGCTGCGCAAAGGCGCCAACGCGCAGCGTCCCGCCAGCATCATCAACATCGGCAGCGTCGACGGGCTGGTCGCACCGCGGTGGGAGAACTACTCCTACAGCGCCAGCAAGGCGGGCCTGCATATGCTCACCCGCCATCTAGCCGGCCGCCTGGCACCAGACAGCATCACGGTCAACGCCATCGCCCCCGGGCCGTTCCTCACCGACATGCTCAGCCACGTCGCGGCCGACCCCGCGCAGGAAGGCGAGCTGCTCAACACCGTCCCCCTCGGCCGCTACGGCCAAGCCGACGACATCGTCGGCGCCGTCAGATTCCTCTCCTCAACAGCCGGGGCGTTCGTCACCGCAGCCGTGCTTCCGGTCGACGGCGGATTCAGCGGCGCCACGAACTGA